A genomic region of Methanobacterium sp. SMA-27 contains the following coding sequences:
- a CDS encoding Zn-ribbon domain-containing OB-fold protein produces MKDIVRGWRHIQQRYNLIGSKCSQCGNVFFPSRVLCPECRRKGKIEDFKFSGEGKIHTFSVIHTPTDEFKTLAPYVVAIIELDEGTHLTSQIVDCDPKTVEIGDEVEMVFRKIKAEGDDGVISYGYKFKLKN; encoded by the coding sequence ATGAAAGATATCGTAAGAGGTTGGCGTCATATTCAGCAGCGATACAATCTCATAGGATCAAAATGTTCACAATGTGGAAATGTTTTTTTCCCAAGTAGAGTATTATGCCCTGAATGTAGAAGAAAGGGTAAGATAGAAGATTTTAAGTTTAGTGGTGAGGGTAAGATCCATACATTCTCAGTTATACACACCCCCACAGATGAGTTTAAAACACTTGCACCCTACGTTGTTGCAATAATAGAATTGGATGAAGGCACACATTTAACATCCCAAATAGTTGACTGTGATCCTAAAACTGTTGAAATAGGCGACGAAGTGGAAATGGTATTTAGAAAGATAAAAGCGGAAGGCGATGATGGAGTGATATCATATGGATACAAATTCAAGCTCAAAAACTAA